A genome region from Phycisphaeraceae bacterium includes the following:
- a CDS encoding ABC transporter permease — protein MSDLLIVLRSLRARRLSTLITSLTVAIAVALLMVLLTLRAAASKAFERGSGNAHLLVSADSSPLTTVLNGLFYAAPPQRPLTLAKVEEIRGMFPFEWAIPTQQGDSYRGFPTLATESIYFEKFEPVAGEPWKFVSGRPFRRTAPGKPFEMVAGAAAARGAQLSVGDVIHLTHGAGSSREGVGHIHEEYGFEVVGILEPTGSAHDRALFVDLEASWILHAHDRLEMEGKLHADEDEACDEDHDHGPECNHPIVTVDDLLDDDRLATGILLRLPTRGGTGAPAALQQVHDMLRRDTTIMVASPSEEVRKLLNIVGNVDGLFVLMAVAVLVSSAIAIMLALYDGMAARRRQIAVLRVLGFSRGRIASLVLTESAVIGAVGAALGVAFSIGGMRFASSFLEARVGLVFDAGLDVRVALLVAGSAVLLAALAGCLPAMAAYRTAVWRSLRPLA, from the coding sequence ATGAGCGATCTCCTCATCGTGCTCCGCAGCTTGCGGGCTCGGCGCCTGAGCACGCTGATCACCTCGCTCACCGTCGCGATCGCGGTGGCCCTCCTGATGGTGCTGCTCACTCTTCGAGCGGCGGCCTCCAAGGCGTTCGAGCGCGGAAGCGGCAATGCGCACCTTCTGGTCAGCGCCGATTCGAGCCCGCTCACCACCGTGCTCAACGGGCTCTTCTATGCGGCCCCGCCGCAGCGCCCGCTGACCCTCGCGAAGGTCGAGGAGATCCGAGGCATGTTCCCCTTCGAGTGGGCCATTCCCACGCAGCAGGGCGACAGCTACCGCGGCTTTCCCACCCTCGCGACCGAGTCGATCTACTTTGAAAAGTTCGAGCCCGTGGCCGGAGAGCCATGGAAGTTCGTTTCGGGGCGTCCCTTTCGACGCACGGCCCCGGGCAAGCCATTCGAAATGGTTGCAGGCGCTGCCGCGGCGCGAGGGGCTCAACTCTCCGTGGGCGATGTCATCCACCTCACGCATGGCGCGGGGTCGAGTCGCGAGGGTGTCGGCCACATTCACGAGGAGTATGGCTTCGAGGTCGTTGGAATACTCGAGCCGACCGGCTCGGCCCATGACCGAGCGCTCTTCGTCGACCTCGAGGCGAGCTGGATCCTTCACGCACATGATCGCCTCGAGATGGAGGGCAAGCTCCATGCCGACGAAGATGAAGCCTGCGATGAAGATCACGACCACGGGCCCGAGTGCAATCACCCGATCGTGACGGTGGACGACCTGCTCGACGATGACCGTCTGGCCACGGGCATCCTGCTCCGGCTCCCCACCCGCGGTGGCACCGGCGCTCCCGCCGCCCTCCAGCAGGTTCACGACATGCTGCGGCGCGACACGACGATCATGGTCGCGAGCCCATCGGAGGAGGTCCGCAAGCTCCTCAACATCGTGGGCAATGTCGACGGTCTCTTTGTCCTGATGGCGGTCGCGGTGCTCGTCTCAAGCGCGATTGCCATCATGCTGGCGCTCTACGACGGCATGGCGGCCCGGCGTCGGCAGATCGCGGTGCTTCGTGTGCTCGGCTTCAGTCGAGGGCGCATCGCCTCGCTGGTCCTCACGGAGAGCGCCGTGATCGGTGCTGTCGGCGCAGCACTCGGGGTCGCCTTCAGCATCGGCGGCATGCGCTTCGCCTCGTCATTTCTCGAAGCACGCGTTGGACTGGTCTTCGACGCCGGTCTCGATGTTCGCGTGGCGCTCCTTGTCGCCGGTTCCGCGGTGCTGCTCGCGGCACTCGCTGGTTGCCTTCCCGCGATGGCCGCCTATCGCACCGCGGTCTGGCGCTCGCTTCGTCCTCTCGCATGA